In Limisalsivibrio acetivorans, one genomic interval encodes:
- a CDS encoding thiamine pyrophosphate-dependent enzyme, with protein MAVVFKKPESMTDKTTIYCPGCNHGTIHRIVGEVLDELELRESTIGVAPVGCSVLLYEYFKTDIVEAPHGRAPALATGIKRVRPENTVFCYQGDGDLASIGMAEIMHAANRGEMITVIFVNNANYGMTGGQMAPTTLPGQRTTTTPEGRDVGYHGAPFRMAEIMAGLDPVVYSARVSVSAPGKINKTKKAIKKAFENQKNNTGFSFVEVLSSCPTNWGMTPLQGIEFVKNEMEGYYPLGEFKGGNK; from the coding sequence ATGGCTGTAGTATTTAAGAAACCGGAAAGCATGACGGATAAGACCACCATATACTGCCCCGGATGCAACCATGGAACCATCCACCGCATCGTCGGGGAGGTTCTGGACGAGCTTGAGCTGAGGGAATCCACCATAGGCGTTGCGCCGGTGGGATGCTCCGTACTGCTCTATGAGTATTTCAAAACAGATATAGTCGAAGCCCCCCACGGCAGGGCACCCGCTCTTGCCACGGGGATAAAGAGGGTTCGCCCCGAAAACACCGTATTCTGCTATCAGGGTGACGGCGATCTCGCCTCCATCGGCATGGCGGAGATAATGCATGCGGCAAACCGTGGGGAGATGATAACCGTTATCTTCGTTAACAATGCAAACTACGGGATGACCGGCGGCCAGATGGCCCCCACAACACTCCCCGGACAGCGCACAACAACCACACCCGAAGGAAGGGATGTGGGCTACCACGGTGCACCTTTCCGCATGGCGGAGATAATGGCTGGGCTCGATCCCGTTGTTTACAGCGCCAGAGTGAGCGTCTCCGCACCGGGTAAGATAAATAAGACCAAGAAGGCGATAAAGAAGGCCTTTGAGAACCAGAAGAATAATACCGGCTTCTCCTTTGTGGAGGTTCTTTCCTCCTGCCCCACAAACTGGGGGATGACACCCCTTCAGGGGATCGAGTTCGTTAAGAACGAGATGGAGGGCTACTACCCCCTCGGCGAGTTCAAAGGGGGTAATAAATGA
- the vorB gene encoding 3-methyl-2-oxobutanoate dehydrogenase subunit VorB — translation MSNKVLMKGNEAIAEASIRAGLEGYFGYPITPQNEFTAYMSDHMPRRGRAFVQAESEVAAINMVYGASATGARVMTSSSSPGVALMQEGFSYMCGAEVPAVVVNIMRGGPGLGNIGPSQGDYNQATRGGGNGDYRFIVYAPSTVQEAVDLTYEAFDVSDRYRNPVLILGDGALGQMAEPVVLPEDREPGRKEDEGWELTGPKDRDPRAVMSLRLAEGGLKKHNWDLAEKFERIAENETRYELTGEDYDTLVVSFGTAARVAKSSLRAVKEKGEKVELFRPITVSPFPYKQLAEAASKAKKVLVAEMNLGQMLFDVKVAVEGRVPVEFIGSPGGESFTPEEIEEKILSMK, via the coding sequence ATGAGCAACAAGGTTCTTATGAAGGGGAACGAAGCCATTGCGGAGGCCTCTATCCGTGCCGGACTTGAGGGATACTTCGGTTACCCGATCACACCCCAGAACGAGTTCACCGCTTACATGTCCGATCATATGCCCAGAAGAGGCAGAGCCTTTGTTCAGGCGGAGAGCGAGGTTGCGGCTATCAATATGGTCTACGGCGCATCCGCCACCGGAGCAAGGGTTATGACATCCTCCTCAAGCCCAGGAGTAGCTCTTATGCAGGAGGGATTCTCCTACATGTGCGGTGCGGAGGTGCCGGCGGTTGTTGTCAATATAATGAGAGGAGGCCCCGGCCTCGGAAATATTGGCCCGAGTCAGGGGGATTACAATCAGGCCACTAGGGGTGGAGGAAACGGCGACTACAGGTTTATAGTTTACGCACCCTCAACCGTTCAGGAGGCTGTGGATCTCACCTACGAGGCCTTCGATGTTTCAGACAGATATAGAAACCCCGTCCTTATCCTTGGCGACGGCGCATTGGGACAGATGGCCGAACCCGTTGTTCTTCCCGAGGATCGTGAGCCAGGCAGGAAAGAGGATGAAGGGTGGGAGCTTACAGGCCCTAAGGATAGAGACCCCAGAGCGGTTATGTCGCTCCGCCTTGCTGAAGGGGGGCTTAAGAAGCATAACTGGGATCTGGCTGAGAAGTTTGAGCGCATTGCGGAGAATGAAACACGCTATGAGCTCACTGGTGAGGATTATGACACCCTCGTCGTCTCCTTCGGTACAGCAGCAAGGGTTGCCAAGAGCTCCCTGCGTGCAGTGAAGGAGAAGGGGGAAAAGGTGGAGCTTTTCAGACCGATCACAGTGTCCCCGTTCCCCTACAAACAGCTTGCCGAGGCCGCCTCCAAGGCTAAAAAGGTGCTTGTGGCGGAGATGAACCTCGGCCAGATGCTCTTTGACGTAAAGGTGGCTGTAGAGGGAAGGGTTCCTGTGGAGTTCATAGGAAGCCCCGGCGGTGAATCGTTCACACCAGAAGAGATCGAAGAAAAGATCCTTTCCATGAAATAA
- a CDS encoding 4Fe-4S dicluster domain-containing protein, giving the protein MLKVVINGDKCKGCGLCIEVCPKKILRFSEKINAMGYTMVECTDQDLCILCKSCALVCPDLVFTLNDGKGGSE; this is encoded by the coding sequence ATGTTGAAAGTTGTTATAAACGGAGACAAATGTAAGGGGTGCGGCCTGTGCATTGAGGTCTGCCCGAAGAAGATTCTCCGTTTTTCCGAAAAGATAAACGCCATGGGCTACACGATGGTGGAATGCACGGATCAGGATCTCTGTATCCTCTGCAAGAGCTGTGCACTCGTGTGCCCCGATCTGGTTTTCACTCTTAATGACGGCAAAGGGGGTAGCGAATGA
- a CDS encoding DUF2860 family protein, with translation MRLLSLIIVVALSAVPVFAQEGRFYADISAGAAVFNIESNLYTDSENEEIDSLDADAESISTTMPVLVFDAGYKTKDTTYYIKTPFDEGDYGLAAGVKHDFGEAGDIDVSVFTKLGSEVWENPYVLDRDATDADVAGIDVTYRKIGGTGFELDYALTTISVDEDKAADAYEELDRSGLVHDIKLGYAYSVAPGTAIVPGIRVERGQLEGEAESWQGFGAGLELRRFSKTYFTKMSLNYKKDNFDEENPYFGETREDSSVSGFFMFSYRGFSNKRVSATLLAYYSVSDSEIDFFDSKASALAGVLGYSF, from the coding sequence ATGAGATTATTGAGCCTTATTATTGTTGTTGCACTCTCTGCTGTGCCTGTTTTTGCTCAGGAGGGACGGTTCTATGCGGATATTTCCGCAGGTGCGGCTGTGTTTAATATCGAAAGCAACCTTTACACCGATAGCGAGAACGAGGAGATAGATTCCCTCGATGCCGATGCTGAGAGCATCTCCACCACAATGCCCGTTCTTGTTTTTGATGCAGGTTACAAAACCAAAGATACTACATACTACATAAAAACCCCCTTTGATGAAGGTGACTACGGTCTTGCCGCTGGCGTTAAACACGACTTCGGTGAGGCGGGGGATATCGATGTAAGCGTTTTCACAAAGCTGGGAAGCGAGGTTTGGGAAAACCCCTACGTGCTCGATCGTGACGCCACCGATGCCGATGTTGCAGGTATCGATGTGACCTATAGAAAGATAGGCGGAACCGGCTTTGAACTTGATTATGCCCTCACAACCATAAGCGTTGATGAGGATAAGGCTGCGGATGCTTATGAGGAGCTGGACAGAAGCGGGCTTGTCCACGACATCAAGCTTGGCTATGCATACTCCGTTGCACCCGGTACAGCCATCGTTCCAGGCATCCGTGTGGAGCGTGGACAGCTTGAGGGTGAGGCGGAATCGTGGCAGGGTTTCGGAGCAGGGCTTGAGCTTCGCCGCTTCTCGAAGACCTATTTCACCAAGATGTCCCTTAATTATAAGAAGGATAACTTTGACGAGGAAAACCCCTACTTCGGCGAAACCAGGGAGGATTCCTCCGTTTCCGGCTTTTTCATGTTCTCATACAGGGGCTTTTCCAACAAAAGGGTGAGTGCAACGCTTCTTGCGTACTACTCTGTGAGCGATTCCGAGATCGACTTCTTCGATTCTAAAGCCTCTGCCCTTGCGGGTGTTCTCGGCTACAGCTTCTGA
- the fmt gene encoding methionyl-tRNA formyltransferase encodes MKIVFMGTPETAVPTLKAIVEAGHEVPLVVTQPDKPKGRSRRMSPPPVKEYALEQGLEVAQPEKLKNNEEFMQKLESIKPDFLVVVAYGKILSERVLNVPAKAPINVHFSLLPKYRGAAPVNWAIVNGEKETGVTTMFMDVGLDTGDMLKTAATPIDRKTTEDLLSELAVTGAELLVRTVEEFDSITPEKQKDEDSTYAPMMKKEDGLIDWNKPAEEIERLIRGFQPWPAAHSYLEGKMFKFYGADPVSGKSIEPGTIFDINKKSFSIACGDGALKIKDLQMEGKKRMPAGSFLAGVKLEEGSRFAGKEES; translated from the coding sequence ATGAAGATAGTATTTATGGGAACTCCCGAGACGGCGGTTCCTACACTGAAAGCAATTGTTGAAGCAGGACATGAGGTTCCGCTTGTGGTCACCCAGCCGGATAAACCCAAAGGGAGAAGCCGCAGGATGAGCCCTCCCCCGGTTAAGGAATATGCCCTTGAGCAGGGGCTGGAGGTTGCCCAGCCCGAAAAGCTCAAAAACAACGAAGAGTTTATGCAAAAGCTGGAGTCGATAAAGCCCGATTTCCTCGTCGTCGTGGCCTACGGCAAGATCCTCTCCGAACGTGTGCTTAATGTCCCCGCAAAGGCTCCCATAAACGTACACTTCTCCCTCCTCCCCAAATACAGGGGAGCCGCGCCGGTTAACTGGGCTATCGTAAACGGAGAGAAGGAGACGGGGGTTACCACCATGTTTATGGATGTGGGCCTCGATACCGGAGATATGCTGAAAACCGCCGCAACACCCATAGATAGAAAAACCACCGAGGACCTGCTCTCGGAGCTCGCCGTCACCGGCGCAGAGCTGTTGGTGCGGACCGTCGAGGAATTCGATTCCATAACGCCCGAGAAGCAGAAGGATGAGGATTCCACCTACGCCCCCATGATGAAGAAAGAGGACGGACTCATAGACTGGAACAAACCCGCAGAGGAGATCGAAAGGCTCATCAGAGGGTTTCAGCCATGGCCAGCGGCCCATTCATACCTTGAAGGGAAGATGTTTAAGTTCTATGGCGCCGATCCCGTTTCAGGGAAAAGCATTGAACCGGGCACGATCTTCGATATAAACAAGAAGAGCTTTTCCATCGCATGCGGTGACGGCGCCCTCAAGATAAAGGACCTCCAGATGGAAGGTAAGAAACGTATGCCTGCGGGCAGTTTCCTTGCCGGAGTTAAGCTGGAGGAGGGTTCAAGGTTTGCAGGAAAAGAGGAGTCCTGA
- a CDS encoding DUF116 domain-containing protein, whose translation MQEKRSPEQKIFWGLFALASAVGICLLLIIWYLAVYGAEGLPGPAVWIVSAIFTALLAGSIGAVLLFSLSLYTGRAGLMPPGTSWAAMNILLPMTMMAGKLLKVDRNRLIRAFINLNNSVAFRNIQRKGLSSAIVLLPHCLQLDTCELKLTNDIYKCIECGRCDIKNLAQLGKNYNMNIRVATGGTMARRLVKEFRPEVIIAVACERDLLSGIKDTYPMPVIGVCNTRPEGPCRNTRVECSEIEDTLRIIKENNTKEGE comes from the coding sequence TTGCAGGAAAAGAGGAGTCCTGAACAAAAGATTTTCTGGGGGCTCTTTGCTCTGGCATCCGCAGTCGGAATTTGCCTGCTCCTTATCATATGGTATCTGGCTGTTTATGGTGCAGAGGGGCTTCCCGGACCTGCCGTCTGGATAGTCTCCGCAATTTTCACTGCTCTTCTCGCAGGGAGTATCGGTGCTGTACTGCTGTTCTCCCTGAGCCTTTATACGGGCAGAGCCGGGCTTATGCCTCCGGGAACAAGCTGGGCGGCGATGAATATCCTGCTACCCATGACCATGATGGCGGGCAAGCTTCTCAAGGTTGACAGGAACCGCCTCATAAGGGCGTTCATAAACCTGAACAACAGCGTTGCCTTTCGCAACATACAAAGGAAGGGGCTCAGCAGTGCCATCGTTCTGTTACCCCACTGCCTCCAGCTCGATACTTGTGAACTCAAGCTCACAAACGATATCTATAAATGTATAGAGTGCGGAAGATGCGATATCAAAAATCTTGCGCAGTTAGGGAAAAATTATAATATGAATATAAGGGTCGCCACCGGCGGAACTATGGCCAGAAGGCTGGTTAAGGAGTTTCGCCCCGAAGTTATTATAGCGGTGGCCTGCGAGAGGGATCTGTTGAGCGGGATTAAGGATACATACCCCATGCCCGTTATCGGCGTCTGCAACACCCGACCGGAAGGACCTTGCAGAAACACCCGTGTCGAGTGTTCGGAAATAGAAGATACCTTGCGCATAATAAAGGAAAACAACACTAAAGAGGGAGAATAA
- the htpX gene encoding zinc metalloprotease HtpX, with the protein MTTNSLKTVLLMSLLTILFILGGAAIGGRGGMMIAFIIALGMNFFSYWYSDKIVLKMYKATEVSEQEAPGLYAIVHRLTQKGGLPMPRLYVIDNENPNAFATGRNPENSAVAVTTGIVRMLDDDELEGVIAHELAHIYGRDILIGTIAATMAGAVMLLADWARWSFIFGGMNGDEEDNPLGAAGAIVAMIVAPIAAMLVQMAVSRSREYQADARGAALCGKPQALASALRKISKGAQEAPMREGNAATAHMFIMNPFSARKAMNLFSTHPPVEERVKRLEDMAR; encoded by the coding sequence ATGACCACTAACAGTTTGAAGACTGTACTTCTGATGTCGCTTTTAACGATTCTGTTCATACTAGGCGGAGCCGCCATAGGAGGAAGGGGAGGCATGATGATAGCCTTCATCATCGCCCTTGGAATGAACTTCTTCTCCTACTGGTACAGCGACAAGATCGTCCTTAAGATGTACAAGGCCACCGAGGTAAGCGAGCAGGAGGCTCCCGGCCTCTATGCCATCGTGCACAGGCTCACCCAGAAAGGGGGACTCCCCATGCCGAGGCTTTACGTCATCGACAACGAAAATCCCAACGCCTTCGCCACAGGACGCAACCCTGAGAACTCCGCAGTTGCCGTTACCACAGGTATCGTGCGCATGCTTGACGACGACGAACTCGAGGGTGTTATTGCCCACGAGCTTGCCCACATATATGGAAGGGATATACTCATAGGAACCATCGCCGCCACAATGGCTGGAGCTGTTATGCTCCTTGCAGACTGGGCGAGATGGTCCTTTATCTTCGGCGGAATGAACGGCGATGAAGAGGACAACCCCCTCGGTGCGGCTGGCGCCATAGTCGCCATGATTGTGGCACCCATAGCTGCCATGCTTGTTCAGATGGCCGTATCCAGATCCCGTGAGTATCAGGCGGATGCCAGAGGAGCGGCACTCTGCGGAAAGCCCCAGGCCCTTGCCAGCGCACTGCGCAAGATAAGCAAAGGAGCCCAGGAAGCCCCCATGCGTGAGGGTAACGCTGCAACGGCGCATATGTTTATCATGAACCCCTTCTCCGCCAGAAAGGCGATGAACCTTTTCTCCACGCACCCCCCCGTTGAGGAGCGTGTGAAAAGGCTGGAGGATATGGCAAGATAA
- a CDS encoding RsmB/NOP family class I SAM-dependent RNA methyltransferase has protein sequence MRVRLYNLLTDFYNHTPGEDYFQDSPGRRFYRALYFETFRKLGTIEGAIEPYLKFKPKPEIMAAIVLGTAQILYMRDVPDYAAVNESVNLVSGKNKGFVNAVLRNIIRNKNKLPMSPPMEDNFPDWLVNRWKDDLGASYKKFLSCLNTAPPTWYFDTDELKSYIEEDFDEPIPGRIYMDKASSSVAMLAGDVKPETILDCCAAPGGKTTVLSHRYPGSTIFAVELDPDRFERMKSTLDERGLTNINAVNSDIMEMEGEEAFDLILLDAPCTALGTLRKHPEIRWLRTEEQIKERARIQRQMLKKVSTMLKPGGRLIYSVCSLEPEETTDVVEQFVARNTGFDFIEPVCEDIFKREDYFVSRPCETDCDGFFAAVLRKG, from the coding sequence ATGAGAGTCAGACTCTACAACCTTCTGACAGACTTCTACAATCACACCCCGGGGGAGGACTACTTCCAGGATTCCCCCGGAAGACGTTTCTACCGTGCTCTGTATTTCGAAACCTTCCGCAAGCTCGGCACCATTGAAGGAGCCATCGAACCCTATCTCAAGTTTAAACCTAAACCTGAGATAATGGCCGCCATCGTACTGGGTACTGCCCAGATTCTCTACATGCGAGATGTGCCAGATTATGCGGCGGTGAATGAATCGGTTAATCTCGTCAGCGGTAAAAACAAGGGCTTCGTGAACGCTGTACTGCGTAACATTATCCGGAACAAGAACAAGCTTCCAATGAGTCCTCCCATGGAGGATAACTTTCCAGATTGGCTTGTAAACCGCTGGAAGGATGACCTGGGTGCCTCGTATAAAAAGTTTCTCTCATGCCTCAACACAGCACCCCCGACATGGTACTTCGATACCGATGAGCTCAAATCCTACATCGAAGAGGATTTCGACGAGCCTATTCCGGGACGTATCTATATGGACAAGGCCTCATCCTCCGTTGCCATGCTGGCCGGGGATGTGAAGCCTGAAACCATACTCGACTGCTGCGCCGCACCCGGCGGCAAAACCACAGTCCTGTCACACAGATATCCCGGATCTACCATCTTCGCAGTGGAGCTTGACCCCGATCGTTTCGAGCGGATGAAGTCCACACTGGACGAAAGAGGGCTTACGAATATCAACGCAGTGAACAGTGATATCATGGAGATGGAGGGGGAAGAGGCCTTTGATCTGATCCTTTTGGATGCTCCATGCACAGCCCTCGGAACACTCCGCAAACATCCAGAGATACGCTGGTTGAGAACCGAAGAGCAGATAAAAGAGCGTGCCCGCATCCAGAGGCAGATGCTCAAAAAGGTCTCCACAATGCTGAAACCCGGCGGCAGGCTTATATACTCCGTCTGCTCCCTTGAGCCGGAGGAGACTACGGACGTCGTTGAGCAGTTCGTTGCGAGAAACACCGGATTCGACTTCATTGAACCTGTGTGCGAGGATATCTTCAAGCGGGAGGACTACTTCGTATCTCGCCCATGCGAGACCGACTGCGACGGCTTCTTTGCCGCCGTACTGAGGAAGGGCTAG
- a CDS encoding metal ABC transporter permease, which translates to MIDALSLEFMQNALIAGLLVSAACGIIGTLVVVNRIVFISGGIAHAAYGGIGLAFFMGFAPIYGALGFALAVGLLVAFITLNNKKRADTVIGVIWALGMSAGIILVDMTPGYNVDLMSYLFGSLLAVPDSDIYLMMVMDVIILASAGYFYKDLQAMSMDEEFARSAGVPVGFLHVALIVLISLTVVMTIRVVGLVLVIALLTIPPYIAEMFSRSLKSMMILSFLLGVFFTVAGLALAYTLNLTGGASIIAVGGAVFFIALGVKRIV; encoded by the coding sequence ATGATTGATGCACTCTCCCTTGAGTTTATGCAGAACGCTCTTATAGCTGGGCTCCTCGTCAGTGCGGCGTGCGGGATAATCGGAACCCTTGTAGTGGTGAACCGTATAGTCTTCATCTCCGGAGGCATCGCCCATGCGGCTTACGGAGGCATAGGTCTTGCATTCTTCATGGGTTTTGCGCCCATATACGGTGCACTGGGGTTTGCGCTTGCGGTGGGTCTGCTGGTTGCGTTTATTACGCTGAATAACAAGAAGCGTGCGGATACGGTTATCGGTGTGATCTGGGCGCTCGGTATGTCTGCGGGGATCATCCTTGTGGATATGACACCGGGTTACAACGTGGATCTGATGAGCTATCTTTTCGGAAGTCTGCTCGCAGTTCCGGACAGCGATATATACCTGATGATGGTGATGGATGTTATAATCCTCGCCTCGGCGGGTTACTTCTATAAAGACCTGCAGGCGATGAGTATGGACGAGGAGTTCGCAAGGAGCGCAGGTGTACCCGTGGGCTTCCTTCATGTTGCACTTATCGTGCTCATATCCCTCACGGTGGTTATGACGATACGTGTGGTGGGGCTTGTGCTGGTTATAGCACTGCTCACCATTCCCCCTTATATAGCAGAGATGTTCAGCAGATCCCTTAAATCAATGATGATTTTATCATTCCTTCTCGGAGTGTTTTTCACCGTTGCAGGGCTCGCCCTCGCCTATACGCTCAATCTTACTGGGGGCGCATCGATCATCGCCGTTGGTGGAGCTGTCTTCTTCATAGCTCTGGGTGTTAAGAGGATCGTCTAG
- a CDS encoding metal ABC transporter ATP-binding protein, with the protein MKAVEIRGLDFAYNGRNVLEDVELDINEGEFLGMIGPNGGGKSTLVKLILGILLPDRGEIRVFGEEPRKNTGCVGYVPQNLAGSAGIPATAFETAMMGLSLRKGRLKKPDREDVGYVEELMDYLDVSSIRDSMIDNLSGGQRQRVFIARALAMRPKVLFLDEPTSSVDTKGQRDLFDKLKELNRDMTIVVVSHDLGVLPRFASSIAMVNTYVHKHEHSCITEDMMKDIYGDSHHTHDCAHCGGMGIGAVHD; encoded by the coding sequence ATGAAAGCTGTGGAGATACGGGGGCTCGATTTCGCCTATAACGGCCGGAACGTCCTTGAGGATGTGGAACTCGACATAAACGAAGGGGAGTTTCTCGGAATGATAGGCCCCAACGGAGGTGGTAAGTCCACCCTTGTTAAGCTGATCCTCGGCATTCTTCTTCCGGACAGGGGAGAGATACGTGTCTTCGGTGAAGAGCCGAGGAAGAACACCGGATGCGTAGGCTACGTTCCCCAGAACCTCGCAGGCTCCGCCGGCATTCCTGCCACTGCCTTTGAAACAGCGATGATGGGGCTCTCACTCCGCAAAGGGAGGCTCAAGAAGCCGGATAGAGAGGATGTCGGTTATGTGGAAGAGCTGATGGACTATCTCGATGTCAGCTCTATCCGTGATTCGATGATAGACAACCTTTCCGGCGGACAGCGTCAGCGTGTCTTCATCGCAAGGGCCCTTGCCATGAGGCCGAAGGTTCTTTTTCTGGATGAACCCACTTCCAGTGTCGATACCAAGGGACAGCGTGACCTCTTCGATAAGCTCAAGGAACTTAACCGTGATATGACAATTGTTGTTGTCAGCCATGACCTCGGCGTTCTGCCAAGATTCGCCTCAAGTATCGCCATGGTGAACACATACGTACACAAGCACGAGCATTCCTGCATAACCGAAGACATGATGAAGGATATCTACGGCGACTCCCACCACACCCACGACTGCGCCCACTGCGGCGGCATGGGTATAGGGGCTGTCCATGATTGA
- a CDS encoding metal ABC transporter solute-binding protein, Zn/Mn family has protein sequence MRLIVFLSIFLLAVSAMAEVKTVVSVLPQHYIASKLSMGEVMVMVERGASPAVYEPKPKQMAYVAGADLYFPVGVPFEKAWLERIASAGKELRVVKCYEKVERRPIAAHHHEGEAHDHGGEEHGHEGEAHSHDGEILDPHIWLSPPMMIKLAECMRDAYIEEDPAMKVQYQLRYQALKNSIADTHIKVQNILTELKSREFMVFHPSWGYFADEYGLEQVAVEVDGKEPKPAELAELIRRAKEHGIDTVFVQPEFSKKSAETVAKAINGRVEVLDPLDENWSANMIRSAEKIKEALNR, from the coding sequence ATGCGGTTAATAGTCTTTCTTTCGATATTCTTGCTTGCGGTATCCGCCATGGCGGAGGTTAAAACAGTTGTGAGTGTGCTCCCGCAGCATTATATAGCCTCAAAGCTTTCCATGGGAGAGGTTATGGTTATGGTGGAGCGGGGTGCAAGTCCGGCGGTGTATGAGCCTAAACCTAAGCAGATGGCATACGTTGCGGGTGCGGATCTTTATTTCCCCGTGGGTGTACCCTTTGAAAAAGCTTGGCTGGAGAGGATAGCCTCTGCAGGGAAGGAACTCCGTGTGGTGAAGTGCTATGAAAAGGTGGAACGCAGGCCCATCGCAGCACACCATCACGAGGGCGAAGCGCATGACCATGGTGGTGAAGAGCACGGACACGAGGGCGAAGCGCATAGCCACGATGGTGAGATTCTGGATCCGCACATATGGCTTTCACCCCCGATGATGATAAAGCTTGCTGAGTGCATGCGGGATGCATATATAGAGGAAGACCCTGCCATGAAAGTACAGTACCAGCTTCGTTATCAGGCTCTTAAGAACAGCATCGCAGATACGCATATAAAGGTTCAGAATATACTTACGGAGCTGAAAAGCCGTGAATTCATGGTGTTCCACCCCAGTTGGGGATACTTTGCCGATGAATACGGTCTTGAGCAGGTGGCGGTTGAGGTAGATGGTAAAGAGCCGAAGCCCGCAGAGCTTGCCGAGCTTATCAGAAGGGCGAAGGAGCATGGTATAGATACGGTTTTCGTACAGCCGGAGTTTTCCAAGAAGAGTGCTGAGACGGTGGCCAAGGCTATAAATGGACGTGTGGAGGTTCTTGATCCCCTCGATGAGAATTGGTCGGCAAACATGATACGATCGGCGGAAAAGATTAAGGAAGCGCTTAATCGATGA
- a CDS encoding Fur family transcriptional regulator has translation MSTCIARDLLRGKNLKVTQARERVLDVLLGSERPLNAKEVHSESESDQATVYRALSVLKESGLVREILGESGVSFYEKACRHNPVHPHFHCEVCGMVYCLDPLSFEDGLILGKVGEGFTVKSVSLDIKGVCSKCG, from the coding sequence ATGAGCACTTGTATAGCCCGTGATCTTCTGCGGGGAAAGAATCTTAAGGTAACACAGGCGAGGGAGAGGGTTCTGGATGTCCTCCTCGGGAGTGAGCGCCCGCTTAATGCGAAGGAGGTTCACAGCGAATCGGAATCGGATCAGGCAACGGTCTACAGGGCATTATCGGTGCTAAAGGAGTCGGGCTTGGTTCGTGAGATTCTTGGTGAATCGGGCGTTTCATTCTACGAGAAGGCGTGCAGGCACAATCCTGTGCATCCACATTTCCACTGTGAAGTGTGCGGTATGGTTTACTGCCTCGATCCCCTGAGTTTTGAGGATGGTTTAATCCTCGGGAAAGTGGGGGAGGGGTTCACCGTAAAGTCTGTGTCACTTGATATAAAGGGGGTTTGTTCGAAATGCGGTTAA
- a CDS encoding thiamine phosphate synthase — protein sequence MMKFLPVIDYQTFGDEWSEFAMKAAEVTDIIWFRIKGFDAALIYREACRMRRLLPDHRLVLSERADIAEAASFDGVHLGVATIPVDAVRKAFPELLTGYSAHSVEEAVRVDADYCTLSPIFHTDKPYPVNPLGPVDVADCGKDIYALGGVNADNLHLLEGKGYAGFAGIGLLYDINNLPL from the coding sequence ATGATGAAATTCCTTCCGGTGATTGATTACCAGACCTTCGGCGATGAGTGGAGCGAATTCGCAATGAAAGCGGCGGAGGTCACGGATATCATATGGTTCCGCATCAAGGGTTTCGATGCCGCATTGATATACAGGGAGGCGTGCAGGATGCGCAGGCTCCTCCCCGACCATAGGCTTGTCCTTTCCGAACGTGCTGATATAGCGGAGGCCGCTTCCTTTGATGGCGTCCATCTCGGTGTTGCGACTATTCCTGTGGATGCAGTCAGGAAAGCCTTTCCAGAGCTTTTGACCGGATACTCAGCCCACAGCGTTGAAGAGGCAGTGAGGGTTGATGCGGACTACTGCACCCTGAGCCCCATATTCCATACGGATAAGCCGTACCCTGTTAATCCGTTAGGGCCGGTGGACGTCGCAGATTGCGGCAAAGATATCTATGCTCTCGGCGGCGTAAATGCGGACAATCTGCACCTGCTAGAGGGTAAGGGTTACGCAGGATTTGCAGGCATTGGCCTTCTTTACGATATTAACAACCTTCCTTTATGA